One Pectobacterium polaris DNA window includes the following coding sequences:
- the nsrR gene encoding nitric oxide-sensing transcriptional repressor NsrR, with the protein MQLTSFTDYGLRALIYMASLPSGKMTSISEVTEVYGVSRNHMVKIINQLSRAGLVMAVRGKNGGIRLGKPAETIRIGDVVRELEPLTLVNCSHEFCHITPACRLKQVLQQAVQNFLHELDQYTLADMVKENPPLYKLLLVE; encoded by the coding sequence GTGCAGTTAACAAGTTTTACGGATTATGGTTTGCGGGCGCTGATTTACATGGCATCGCTGCCGAGCGGGAAAATGACCAGCATTTCGGAAGTAACGGAAGTGTATGGCGTATCCCGTAATCATATGGTCAAAATTATCAATCAACTTAGTCGTGCTGGGTTGGTGATGGCCGTGCGCGGCAAGAATGGCGGTATCCGTCTTGGAAAACCGGCAGAAACCATCCGAATTGGCGATGTCGTGCGCGAATTGGAACCACTGACGCTGGTTAACTGTAGCCATGAATTTTGCCACATTACGCCAGCCTGTCGCTTAAAGCAGGTGCTTCAACAAGCGGTACAAAATTTCCTGCATGAGCTGGATCAATACACGCTGGCTGATATGGTCAAAGAAAACCCGCCGCTTTATAAATTATTGTTGGTTGAATGA